The Erythrobacter litoralis HTCC2594 nucleotide sequence GCAGCGGAGGAGCACGGCGCGGCTCTGCGGTTCGAGGCTGCCGTGGCCGGCGGGATACCCGTGCTCAAGGGAGTGCGCGAAGGCGCGGCGGCCAACGCCATCGACCGGGTCTATGGCATCCTCAACGGCACCTGCAATTACATCCTGACCGCGATGGAAAGCACCGGCGCGGATTTCGGCGAGACACTGGCCGAAGCGCAGGCAAAGGGCTTTGCCGAAGCCGATCCGGCGTTCGACATCGACGGGGTCGACGCCGCGCACAAGCTGGCAATCCTTGCCGCGCTGTCCTTCGGGGCGGAGATCGACTTCGGCAGCGTCGAGATCGAAGGCATTCGCCGGGTCTGCGCCGCCGACATCGCGCAGGCCGATGCGCTGGGCTATGTCGTGCGGCTGATCGGGGTGGCCGATATCGAGCAGAGCGAGAATGGCCCGCGGCTGCTGCAGCGGGTGCGCCCCTGCCTCGTCGCCAAGGACCATCCGCTGGCACCGATCGACGGGCCGACCAATGCGGTCGTCGCCGAGGGCAATTTCTCCGGTCGGCTGCTGTTCCAGGGCGCGGGCGCGGGCGACGGGCCGACGGCGAGCGCGGTCGTCGCCGACCTGATCGACTTGGCGCGCGGCGATACCGGCGCGCCGTTCTCCGTTCCTGCGGCCCAGCTGGTCGCTATGCCCAAGGCGGATTCGGGCGCGCGCGAAAGCCGCTCCTACATCCGCTTCATGGTCGCCGACCGGCCGGGCGTGCTGGCGGAGATTACTGCCGCGATGCGCGATGCCGGGGTCTCGATCCAGAGCCTGATTCAGGAAGGCGAGGCGAATGGCACGGAAGGCGTGCTGGTGGCGATGGTCACGCATACCGGCCCGGTGCGCTGCGTGCGCGATGCGGTGGCGATGCTCGAAGGCTCGGAAAGCCTGGTCGACGAACCACTGGTCATGCCGATCCTGCGCAGCTAGCGGCGCTCAGCCGGCAGGCTTTTCGCCCTTGGCGATCTTGTCGGCATCGGAGCCGGGTGGCGCTTCGGGTAGAGCAGTGATGTCGAAAATATATGCGGGTGGCGGCGGGCAGGTCAGGCCCTTGACGCAGCCGCTCGCCGTTGCCTTGCCCTTGAAGATGCCAGGCCCGGCAACATCGGGTGGTTCGTAATCCCACTTGAGATTGCTGTTGTCGCCCCGGTCGAGCCTCGACGGCACGCGGAACTGCGATTGCTCCTCCAGCGCTGCGCAGACCACGATCTCGTCGCCGACCGGATCGTCGCAATCGGCGGAGACTTCGGGCTCCGGCTCAGGGGGGCCATAAAGCTCGCGATAGTCTTCGAAAGCCTCCTCGGCGGTGACCTGCCGGTCGGTTCGATCCTGCGCGAGTGCGGCCGGAGCGAGCGCAAATGCGCTTATCACAACCCCCAGTCTCGACAACGCCACACTCCCGCTATAGGCGGCGGCCAAACGCACCAGAGGGACTGAATTCACCATGAACACCGCCACCGGCTCCGCCACCACGACCAAAGCCAGCTCGGTCCTCGACCGGGTGCTGGTTCTGGAAATGGTCCGCGTCACCGAAGCCGCCGCGATCGCCGCGTCCTCGCTGATCGGGCGCGGCGACGAGAAGGCCGCCGATGCCGCCGCGGTCGAGGCTATGCGCAAGGCGTTCGATGAGCTCTACATGGACGGCACGGTGGTGATCGGCGAGGGCGAGCGCGACGAAGCGCCGATGCTCTATATCGGCGAGAAGGTCGGCGGCGCGCCCGGTAAAGGCCCCAAGATCGACATCGCGCTCGACCCGCTCGAAGGCACCACCATCACCGCCAAGGCCGGGCCCAACGCGCTCGCCGTGCTGGCAGCGGCGGAGGAAGGCTGCCTGCTCAACGCGCCCGACACCTATATGGACAAGCTGGCGGTCGGCCCCGGCTATCCCGAGGGCATCATCGACCTGGCCAAATCGCCGACCGACAACGTCAAGGCCGTCGCCGAAGCCAAGGGTGTCGAGCCCTCCGACATCATCGTCTGCGTGCTCGACCGCCCGCGCCATGCCGACCTGATCGCAGAGCTGCGTTCGCTCGGCTGCGGCGTGGTGCTAATCGGCGATGGCGATGTCGCCGGCGTGATCGCGGTGACCGACGAAGACACCACGATCGACATGTATATGGGCCAGGGTGGCGCGCCCGAAGGCGTGCTGGCGGCAGCGGCGCTGCGCTGTGTCGGCGGCCAGTTCAACGGGCGGCTGGTGTTCCGCAACGACGACGAGAAGGCCCGCGCCCGCAAATGGGGCATCCCCGACGCGGATTTCGATCGCATCTACACCCTGGAAGAGCTGGCCAAGGGCGACTGCATCTTCGCCGCCACCGGCGTCACTTCCGGCTCGCTGCTCGACGGCGTCAAGCGCAAACGCGGCGTTGGCGGCGCGCGGGTGATGACGACCGAAAGCGTGGTGATGCGGGCCAGCAGCGGCACCGTCCGCTGGATCCGGGGCGAGCACCGGATCTGAAGGTCTCGGATCCTCCCCGCTTTTGACCCAGTCACAAGTGGGGAGGGGGACCGCCAGACCGAAGGGCTGGTGGTGAAGGGGCGTAGCGCTCCGCGAGCGTCTTTCTTACGCCCCTCCGTCAGCCGCCTACGGCGTCTGCCACCTCCCCATTTGGCCCCTTCGGGCGAAACGGGGAGGATCCCAAGGTTGCCCGCAAAAGCCGGGAGCAACCGCCACACCCCATGTTGCGTTTCGATGACGCGCGTCTAAGCCGAAAGCGACCGGGATCGCGCGTCGATTCGCACCAGAACTGGGGACCAGCACACATGAAGATCATGGCCGGCAATTCGAACCTGCCGCTCGCCCGGGCGATTGCCGCCTATCTCGAAATCCCGCTTACCGATGCCAGCGTGCGGCGGTTCGCGGACGAGGAAATCTTCATCGAGATCCACGAGAACGTGCGCGGCGAGGATGTCTTCCTGGTCCAGTCGACCAGCTATCCGGCCAACGACAATCTGATGGAACTGCTGATCGGGATCGACGCGCTGCGCCGCGCCTCGGCCAAGCGGATCACCGCCGTAATTCCCTATTTCGGCTACGCCCGGCAGGACCGGAAGCCCGGCCCGCGTACGCCGATTTCGGCCAAGCTTGTCGCCAATCTCATCACCGAGGCGGGGGCCGACCGCGTGCTGGCGGTGGACCTGCACGCCGGGCAGATCCAGGGCTTCTTCGATATCCCGACCGACAACCTCTACGCCGCGCCGACCATGGCGGCCGATATCCAGGCCCGCTACGGCGACCGCGACCTGATGGTGGTAAGCCCCGATGTCGGCGGCGTCGTCCGCGCCCGCGCGCTCGCCAAGCGGCTCGACAACGCGCCGCTCGCCATCGTCGACAAGCGCCGCGATCGGCCCGGCGAAAGCGAAGTCATGAACATCATTGGCGACGTGAAGGGCCGCCACTGCGTGCTGATCGACGACATCGTCGATTCGGGCGGCACGCTGTGCAACGCGGCCGAGGCGCTGCTCGAACAGGGCGCGACTTCGGTTGCCGCCTATATCACTCATGGTGTCCTCTCGGGCGGTGCCGTCGCCCGGGTCAACGGCTCGGCGCTGACCGAACTGGTCGTGACGGACACGATCGGCGCGACAGAAGCGGCGGGCGATGCGGAAAAGATCCGCTACCTCACCATCGCCCCGCTGATCGGCGAGGCGGTGCGCCGCATCGCCGACGAAAGTTCGGTCAGCTCGCTGTTCGACTGATCAGCGCGGTCACTGCCACGGGCGCTTGCCGCCCTGCGCGATCCGCTCCAGTTCTTCCAGCCGCCGCGCCTGCCGCGATTCCAGCGTGACGGTCAGCAGCGGCTGCGGCGTACGGACGAATTGCAGCGGCGTCATCCCGAACATCTCGCTGAAATCGCGATTGAGATGCGACTGGTCGTAATAACGCAGCGCCAGCTCCTGCGCTTCCTCGAGATCGGCCACCCCGCAAAGATGCGCCGCCATGTCGAGCGCGCGCGCCCGCCGCAGCACTTTCTTCGGCGAAAGGCCGAAATCGCGCTTCACCAGCCGTTCGAGCCTGCGCTTGTCGAGGTCCAGCCGCTGTGCGCAGGCGGCGACGGGCAGGTTCGGATCTTCCAGTGCGAAATGCGCGAAAGCCGCCGATGCCGGATCGGGTTCCTGCCCACCCGCCTGCTCGACCAGCGCTTCCATGCAATCCTCCAGCGCGCTCATCCATTCGTCCACGCTGGCCGCCGGCGCGAACCGATCGAGCAGCGATGACTGATCCCACCCGAGTTGGCCATAAGGCACGATCCTGTCGAGCAGCCGGGTTGCTTTGGGGCCGCCCAGCACGTGACATGCGCCCGGCCGCAGCGCCAGCCCGACGCTGGCAAATCCGCCGCGTACGCTCACCGGCATGCGCCTGCTGTGCGGCCCGAACAGCAGCGCTTCTTCGCGGAACAGGTGCGAGCCGTCGGCTGAATCGGCATGCCAGTCCCCGTCCAGCAGCACACGCAGCATGGCGGAATCTGCAAAGATGCCGCAAGAAATCAGGGCATCGGCCGAGGCTTCCAGCTCCATGCCATAGACATGCGCGACCCAGGGCCGGAGGCTGTCACGCGGCTGCCGGTTTATGGATATGCGCCCGCCGGATCGTGTGACCGCAAACTGCCCATCCGTCTGCCCCGCTTGTTCGCGTACGTGCAGTCGCTCTTCCCGAAAGCCCATTATCAGGTCCTTTGGCCCACGAAATTACAGGAACGGCGTTGCCACGGCAACGGCGCTATCGCTGCGCCGGCAGGTCTGCAGGCGGCAGTGAGGTCTGCATCATCCACGGGCGGACCGCATCCGGCGCAATGCGGTTGAGCAGCTCGAGCCTGCGCGCCTGGCGGATTTCCAGGCTAAGCGTGAGCAGCCGCTGGCGATTGTCCATGAACTGCTGCGGACTGCGCCCGAAAAAGGCGCTGAAGTCCCGGATCAGGTGCGACTGATCGAAATAGCGCAGCAGGAAATCCTCTTCCTCACGCTTGTCGGCGACCCCGCACATCCGCGCGGCGAGGTCGAGCACCCGTGCCCGCCGCAGCACCTGCTTCGGCGACAGCCCGAATGCGCGCCGCGCGGTGCGTTGCAATGTGCGCAGCGTCGCGCCGTGGCGCTCCGCGATGTCGGCGGGCGACTGGTTGGGATCGGCAAAGGCCGCTTCGTCGAGCCTTTGCGCAAGCGGTTGGGGATAGGGCGCGCGCCGCCTGGCGATGGTGTCCCGCAGCCACTCTTCGATCCTGAGCAGCCAGACCTGGGCATCCATGCCGCGCTCGTACAGCCCGGTCAGCTCGCTGTCTTCGAACCCCAGGTGCGTCGTTGGCGCAATGCGATCCACCAGCGCCCCGTCGTCGACGCCCCAGATTGCCCGATAGGCCCCCGGCTTGAGCGCGAAACCGGCGACGATTACCGGGCCGCGATAGACCAGCTTCCAGCCCCGGCTGTGCTGGCCGCAGACCAGCGATTCATTGAGGAATTCGCGCGTGCCGTCGGCGGTCTCGACGGTCCAGTGTCCGCCCATGGCAGTGCGAACGTAGCTCGCGTCGTTGCAGAGGAAGCCGGTGCTGACCGTGTCGGCGGGCGCATGAGCGATGGCGACCATCACCCGCGCTATCCACGGTTCGAGGTCGGCTGCGGGCGCCCGGTTGAGGGCCAGCGGCACGCCGTCGGGCGTCGCGCCGGTCACCGGCGTGTGCGGAATACCGCCTTTATCGCTCCCCACTTCGTGCGCCCCGATGCAGTGCGACCCGCATGTGCGAGAGATGTCATTGATTGGGGATTTCCGCAACACATCTCAAAGGCTTGACCCGCACTGGATAGCCGACCATCGCCACGCGCATGAATCTCGAAGCCGAACTGCTCGTCGCTCACCGCCTTGCCGATGCCGCGCGCGAGGAAATCCGTCCGCTCTTTCGTGCCGCTTTCGAATCGGAGCGTAAGGGCGATGCCTCGCCCGTGACCGAAGCGGATCGCGCCGCCGAAGAATCCATGCGCCGCATTCTCAAGGCGGAATATCCGCAGGACGGCGTGATCGGGGAAGAATTCGGCAGCGAGCAGGGTCGCTCGGGCCGGCA carries:
- a CDS encoding homoserine dehydrogenase, encoding MSGTKAPLRLAIAGLGTVGAGVLRLLTENRDLIEARAGRAIAVTAVSARDRSRDRGVDLSAYAWHDDMAELAARDDIDVVVELVGGADGPALALARQALGAGKGFVTANKAMIAHHGQELAQAAEEHGAALRFEAAVAGGIPVLKGVREGAAANAIDRVYGILNGTCNYILTAMESTGADFGETLAEAQAKGFAEADPAFDIDGVDAAHKLAILAALSFGAEIDFGSVEIEGIRRVCAADIAQADALGYVVRLIGVADIEQSENGPRLLQRVRPCLVAKDHPLAPIDGPTNAVVAEGNFSGRLLFQGAGAGDGPTASAVVADLIDLARGDTGAPFSVPAAQLVAMPKADSGARESRSYIRFMVADRPGVLAEITAAMRDAGVSIQSLIQEGEANGTEGVLVAMVTHTGPVRCVRDAVAMLEGSESLVDEPLVMPILRS
- the glpX gene encoding class II fructose-bisphosphatase, coding for MNTATGSATTTKASSVLDRVLVLEMVRVTEAAAIAASSLIGRGDEKAADAAAVEAMRKAFDELYMDGTVVIGEGERDEAPMLYIGEKVGGAPGKGPKIDIALDPLEGTTITAKAGPNALAVLAAAEEGCLLNAPDTYMDKLAVGPGYPEGIIDLAKSPTDNVKAVAEAKGVEPSDIIVCVLDRPRHADLIAELRSLGCGVVLIGDGDVAGVIAVTDEDTTIDMYMGQGGAPEGVLAAAALRCVGGQFNGRLVFRNDDEKARARKWGIPDADFDRIYTLEELAKGDCIFAATGVTSGSLLDGVKRKRGVGGARVMTTESVVMRASSGTVRWIRGEHRI
- a CDS encoding ribose-phosphate pyrophosphokinase, producing MKIMAGNSNLPLARAIAAYLEIPLTDASVRRFADEEIFIEIHENVRGEDVFLVQSTSYPANDNLMELLIGIDALRRASAKRITAVIPYFGYARQDRKPGPRTPISAKLVANLITEAGADRVLAVDLHAGQIQGFFDIPTDNLYAAPTMAADIQARYGDRDLMVVSPDVGGVVRARALAKRLDNAPLAIVDKRRDRPGESEVMNIIGDVKGRHCVLIDDIVDSGGTLCNAAEALLEQGATSVAAYITHGVLSGGAVARVNGSALTELVVTDTIGATEAAGDAEKIRYLTIAPLIGEAVRRIADESSVSSLFD
- a CDS encoding AraC family transcriptional regulator, which translates into the protein MGFREERLHVREQAGQTDGQFAVTRSGGRISINRQPRDSLRPWVAHVYGMELEASADALISCGIFADSAMLRVLLDGDWHADSADGSHLFREEALLFGPHSRRMPVSVRGGFASVGLALRPGACHVLGGPKATRLLDRIVPYGQLGWDQSSLLDRFAPAASVDEWMSALEDCMEALVEQAGGQEPDPASAAFAHFALEDPNLPVAACAQRLDLDKRRLERLVKRDFGLSPKKVLRRARALDMAAHLCGVADLEEAQELALRYYDQSHLNRDFSEMFGMTPLQFVRTPQPLLTVTLESRQARRLEELERIAQGGKRPWQ
- a CDS encoding helix-turn-helix domain-containing protein, with protein sequence MGSDKGGIPHTPVTGATPDGVPLALNRAPAADLEPWIARVMVAIAHAPADTVSTGFLCNDASYVRTAMGGHWTVETADGTREFLNESLVCGQHSRGWKLVYRGPVIVAGFALKPGAYRAIWGVDDGALVDRIAPTTHLGFEDSELTGLYERGMDAQVWLLRIEEWLRDTIARRRAPYPQPLAQRLDEAAFADPNQSPADIAERHGATLRTLQRTARRAFGLSPKQVLRRARVLDLAARMCGVADKREEEDFLLRYFDQSHLIRDFSAFFGRSPQQFMDNRQRLLTLSLEIRQARRLELLNRIAPDAVRPWMMQTSLPPADLPAQR